From the Corticium candelabrum chromosome 2, ooCorCand1.1, whole genome shotgun sequence genome, one window contains:
- the LOC134197847 gene encoding uncharacterized protein LOC134197847, protein MSSLGAVSLLVVLVACLNVDTIFASHSKRSVLGALRNARCSGVRCRDGYRCTLKLGATLCCSKTDSSQCESSTGGRADSDVGKDKAGGCSFVQNSCPVTIKRENLCRYNPCLAKEYCTIVDSGQIRCCTQRVIRTSIPSTGFSRNRCTHRCLLPPQNPPFPLSPSCPGDGSNPRVQDPDTTVRPNTTITTTTKTTKPTTADSVNNTDAPVAKKINAPVVTDAPVVGTNNQSVTVNQSCGCSAPAPKNGRVKFSCNVVAYRCEGGFRLKGKNSLKCVNGQLEGKPPRCKKAKVGNGRCFTSFDNCTACFRGKNVCKPKKQVTCPSGSYCKAVGSKKIPKCCSMSEDSFGRCSESCIN, encoded by the exons ATGTCGAGTCTAGGAGCCGTCTCGTTGCTTGTCGTTCTCGTTGCGTGCTTAAACG ttgACACAATCTTTGCCTCGCATTCAAAGCGAAGTGTTCTGGGAGCGCTCCGTAATGCTC GGTGTTCCGGAGTTCGATGTCGTGATGGGTATAGGTGTACGTTGAAGCTGGGTGCGACTCTGTGTTGTAGTAAGACTGACAGTAGTCAGTGTGAGAGCAGTACTGGTGGGAGAGCGGATTCGGACGTCGGGAAAGACAAAGCTGGCGGATGCTCGTTCGTACAGAACTCGTGTCCTG ttaCCATCAAAAGAGAAAACCTGTGCCGTTACAATCCTTGCCTTGCCAAGGAGTACTGCACCATTGTCGATTCTGGGCAGATTCGCTGTTGTACTCAAAGAGTCATTCGAACCAGCATTCCATCTACTGGATTTTCTAGAAACCGTTGTACACACCGCTGTCTCCTTCCTCCTCAAAATCCGCCTTTTCCTCTATCACCTTCATGTCCAGGAGATGGTTCAAATCCCAGAGTGCAAGATCCAGACACTACTGTAAGACCTAACACTACAATTACAACTACAACTAAGACAACAAAACCAACTACTGCTGACTCTGTTAATAACACCGATGCTCCTGTTGCTAAGAAGATCAATGCTCCTGTTGTGACCGACGCTCCTGTTGTtggaacaaacaatcaaagcGTAACAGTCAATCAATCCTGTG GTTGTTCAGCCCCTGCTCCAAAGAATGGACGTGTGAAATTCAGTTGCAATGTGGTTGCGTACAGATGTGAGGGTGGCTTTCGTTTGAAGGGCAAGAACAGTCTCAAGTGCGTAAACGGACAGCTTGAGGGGAAACCTCCAAGATGCAAGAAAG CAAAGGTTGGTAATGGTCGATGCTTTACCAGCTTCGACAACTGCACAG CTTGCTTCCGTGGAAAGAATGTGTGTAAACCCAAGAAACAGGTGACGTGTCCTAGTGGCAGTTACTGCAAGGCAGTCGGCTCAAAGAAGATACCGAAATGCTGCAGTATGAGTGAAGATTCATTTGGAAGATGTTCTGAGTCGTGCATCAACTAG
- the LOC134176482 gene encoding defense protein l(2)34Fc-like: MKKMITIFAVMCCIQIIVGYPNGAPYSECEEMTPGQPPHGSRQTTASPYQVTTNTSSVYFPGQTYAVTISKISTSAPDFKGFLCQVRQVGLSSPVGTFAVADGNKAQTKRCKGNSDTVTHINKDTVTEQTFYWTANAIPLGVGTELFVRCTVVQTLATLWLNVVSRTFQELPLVSAVFIDNFHLVCFLLDYCIVLCDGGLRSSGLPHGTLFLIIPLATLPAFRKRSDKKALKKVFCFELVNHIFLFGSLVRRNLENCHYARGQTLGGTTHYCP; encoded by the exons ATGAAGAAA ATGATTACAATTTTTGCAGTTATGTGCTGCATTCAAATTATTGTTGGGTATCCGAATGGAGCTCCTTATTCAGAATGTGAAGAGATGACACCTGGACAACCTCCTCATGGTtcaagacagacaacagctAGTCCGTATCAGGTCACAACTAATACTTCATCTGTATATTTTCCTGGGCAGACATATGCAG TGACCATCTCAAAAATCAGTACTTCAGCACCTGATTTCAAAGGTTTTCTTTGTCAAGTTCGTCAAGTTGGTTTATCTTCTCCCGTTGGAacatttgctgttgctgaTGGAAACAAAGCTCAGACTAAACGTTGTAAAGGAAATTCT GATACCgtgacacacataaacaaggACACAGTTACCGAGCAGACTTTCTATTGGACAGCAAATGCTATTCCTTTGGGTGTTGGTACAGAGCTGTTTGTTAG atGCACTGTTGTTCAGACACTGGCCACATTGTGGCTAAATGTAGTGTCTAGGACATTTCAAGAACTTCCTTTGGTAAGTGCAGTATTTATTGATAATTTTCATTTGGTCTGTTTTTTGCttgattattgtattgtatt GTGCGACGGCGGTCTCCGCTCATCGGGTCTCCCACACGGGACTCTGTTTCTTATCATCCCACTG GCAACGTTACCTGCGTTCAGGAAGCGAAGCGATAAGAAAGCGCTCAAGAAAGTGTTCTGTTTTGAACTCGTCAACCACATCTTCCTGTTTGGTTCTCTTGTTCGGAGGAATTTGGAGAACTGCCATTATGCACGTGGGCAAACACTCGGCGGAACGACTCATTACTGTCCATGA
- the LOC134176481 gene encoding collagen alpha-1(III) chain-like: protein MQSALYVTALVLLWLASTFADVQTEKPTPPNGETEPRCPCNCPVYVPAGPAGIPGVPGTNGTPGTDGTKGTDGKSGADGTPGHDGSKGAVGPPGPVGPPGASTPGADGHQGADGPQGPAGSKGDAGPEGPAGPQGPAGTQGVAGRKGPKGAVGQPGPAGPPGTNGTPGIAGSQGIDGPPGTAGRPAIGRDGKDGKDGKDGKDGIAGRDGPKGEQGQPGLVFEDTEGNILPQGYRNLLRWRQCDFTEGRGGDSGTVYTCLFQKRYDDSYLRIEFSGTFRSMPKQDMDNRDKPLCSRWYFTFNEKECSKQIDGVVFQSRNSNSHYPHQISGFCGNIRSGEVTVAFKVQPCPDRDGLAKSVDYAGLSSTCRLMISEVPPPLSQVLLCLTSTYAQVARRAPPTRELPTTMENGPPILPQCPCNCPGSTGPPGSTGPPGSTGPPGSTGPPGSTGPPGSTGPPGIPAIPGINGTPGTDGKKGEDGKQGVNGPPGPLGPQGTAGPPGTNGTPGVVGSQGIVGPPGPPGSPGIGKDGKDGKDGIDGRDGTRGEPGQPGLVFEDTEGNTLPAGYRNLLRWKQCDFPSGSGRDREGTIYTCSFQKRYDDSYLRIEFSGTFRSSQMKAQHSAICSRWYFTFNDRECKKKIDGVVFESHHSNSHYPHQISGFCGDIRSGEVNVALKVQQCPDRNGLGRSNDYAGLSSTCRLMISEVPPPSC, encoded by the exons ATGCAATCTGCTCTCTACGTCACAGCTCTGGTGCTGCTTTGGCTAGCGTCAACTTTTGCTGACgtacaaacagagaaaccCACACCTCCCAATGGAGAG ACAGAGCCACGCTGTCCTTGCAACTGTCCAGTATACGTACCGGCTGGACCCGCAGGAATCCCTGGAGTTCCAGGAACCAATGGAACGCCAGGAACCGATGGAACAAAAGGAACCGATGGAAAATCAGGAGCTGACGGAACACCAGGACACGATGGGTCTAAAGGGGCCGTTGGACCTCCAGGGCCTGTTGGACCTCCAGGAGCCTCAACACCAGGAGCCGATGGACATCAAGGGGCCGATGGACCTCAAGGGCCAGCTGGATCTAAAGGAGATGCTGGACCGGAAGGGCCCGCTGGACCGCAAGGGCCCGCTGGAACTCAAGGTGTCGCTGGGCGTAAGGGGCCTAAAGGGGCTGTCGGACAGCCAGGGCCTGCTGGACCTCCAGGAACCAATGGAACACCAGGGATTGCTGGATCTCAAGGAATCGATGGCCCTCCAGGGACCGCTGGACGTCCTGCAATTGGAAGAGATGGAAAGGATGGAAAGGACGGAAAGGATGGAAAAGATGGAATAGCTGGAAGAGATGGTCCAAAAGGGGAACAAGGCCAACCAGGGCTCGTATTTGAAGACACTGAAGGCAACATACTACCCCAAGGATATCGAAATTTGCTACGATGGAGGCAATGTGATTTTACAGAAGGAAGAGGAGGAGATTCAGGAACAGTTTAT acATGTCTATTCCAGAAAAGGTATGACGACTCGTACCTTCGAATCGAATTTTCCGGGACATTTCGATCAATGCCAAAGCAAGATATGGATAATCGTGATAAGCCTCTTTGTTCTCGTTGGTATTTTACGTTTAACGAAAAAGAATGCAGCAAGCAAATCGACGGAGTCGTGTTTCAAAGTCGCAATAGCAACTCTCATTATCCTCACCAAATCAGTGGTTTTTGTGGCAACATACGATCCGGCGAAGTTACGGTCGCATTCAAGGTCCAACCATGTCCCGACCGCGACGGTTTGGCCAAATCTGTTGACTACGCTGGCTTGAGTTCTACTTGTCGATTAATGATTAGCGAAGTGCCACCGCCCTTGT CTCAAGTGCTGCTGTGTCTGACGTCGACCTACGCTCAGGTAGCACGAAGAGCACCTCCAACAAGGGAACTACCCACAACTATGGAAAACGGACCG CCAATACTGCCACAGTGTCCTTGCAACTGTCCAGGATCCACAGGACCTCCAGGATCCACCGGACCTCCAGGATCCACTGGACCTCCAGGATCCACTGGACCTCCAGGATCCACTGGACCTCCGGGATCCACTGGACCTCCAGGAATCCCAGCAATTCCAGGAATCAATGGAACACCAGGAACCGATGGAAAGAAAGGAGAGGATGGAAAGCAAGGAGTCAATGGACCACCAGGGCCTTTAGGACCTCAAGGGACCGCTGGACCTCCAGGAACCAATGGAACACCAGGGGTTGTTGGATCTCAAGGAATCGTTGGCCCTCCAGGGCCCCCTGGAAGTCCTGGAATTGGAAAGGATGGAAAGGATGGAAAGGATGGAATAGATGGAAGAGATGGAACCAGAGGGGAGCCAGGCCAACCAGGACTCGTATTTGAAGACACTGAGGGTAACACACTACCTGCTGGATATCGAAATTTGCTAAGATGGAAGCAATGTGATTTTCCAAGCGGTTCCGGACGAGACAGAGAAGGAACAATTTAT acATGCTCATTCCAGAAAAGGTATGACGACTCGTACCTTCGAATAGAATTTTCCGGGACATTCCGATCATCGCAGATGAAAGCCCAACATAGCGCTATCTGTTCTCGTTGGTATTTCACGTTTAACGACAGAGAATGCAAGAAGAAAATCGATGGAGTCGTGTTTGAAAGTCACCATAGCAACTCTCATTATCCTCACCAAATCAGCGGTTTTTGTGGCGACATACGATCGGGCGAAGTTAACGTTGCATTGAAAGTCCAACAATGTCCCGACCGCAACGGTTTGGGCCGTTCTAATGATTACGCTGGCTTGAGTTCTACTTGTCGATTAATGATCAGCGAAGTGCCACCACCATCGTGTTAA